DNA from Rhodothermia bacterium:
TTCCATGATCCGAACCGTATCCCCTTTACGGGCATCATTGGTCTCGTCATGAGCCATCAGTTTGGTCGTTTTTTTAACGAACTTCCCATAAATCGGGTGCTTTACTTGGCGCTGAATGGATACTACAATACTTTTATCCATTTTGTCGCTTACTACCAAGCCTACCCGTTCTTTACGTGCATTTCTCATGGTCATTTTTTCCGTTTATACTTCGGCATCTGCCGCCAGTTTTTCTGCCAAAATGGTTTTGAGCCGTGCAACTGCACGACGGGTATTTCGGATTTGCATCGGATTTTCCAAGTTGGCAATCGTATGCTGGAACTTCAATTTCCGATACTGGGCTTCTTGTTCCGCAATTTGGGTTTCGATTTCCACAGCGGACATTTCGCGTATTTCCTTGGTGTTCATAGCTGGTTTGGGTTACGGCGATAAAGCAATTTGATATTCTACTTAGAACAACGGGGCATTACCTAACAGCCGATCAATTCTCCGAAAAATCTGGACGAACGATAAATTTGGTTTTGATGGGTAACTTGTTCTGAGCCAATCGCATAGATTCTTTGGCCAAATCGAATGAAACACCATCCCCTAATTCAAACAAAAT
Protein-coding regions in this window:
- the rpsQ gene encoding 30S ribosomal protein S17, yielding MTMRNARKERVGLVVSDKMDKSIVVSIQRQVKHPIYGKFVKKTTKLMAHDETNDARKGDTVRIMETRPLSANKRWRLVEVVERAE
- the rpmC gene encoding 50S ribosomal protein L29, giving the protein MNTKEIREMSAVEIETQIAEQEAQYRKLKFQHTIANLENPMQIRNTRRAVARLKTILAEKLAADAEV